A single Ascochyta rabiei chromosome 4, complete sequence DNA region contains:
- a CDS encoding Non-specific serine/threonine protein kinase has translation MSHPPEHPAEQTSTSTSTSTSAPTPSTPSASTPAPDTHPAHAHPGFYSSPPTLDLPATANLARPAPVKYMSTPAYQSPLRHHRRAASSTRRVKETLNARSEYSNSEDDGTAQHRINQYLIKQEIGRGSFGAVHLAVDQYGQEYAVKEFSKSRLRKRAQSNLLRRPSNRRRALPAGIGFNSPLHRHSSTEGENNAFELIKEEIAIMKKLNHPNLVSLIEVLDDPEEDSLYMVMEMCKKGVVMQVGLEERADPYSEEQCRCWLRDMILGLEYLHAQGIIHRDIKPDNCLVTEDDVLKIVDFGVSEMFDKDGEMKTAKSAGSPAFMPPELCVAKHGHVSGRAADIWSMGCTLYCLLFGRIPFEKHGMIELYQAIRTDKVEFDSPCNDQLKDLLLRLLEKDPKKRINMDQLRQHPWVTRQGADPLLPKSENVAIIIEPPTDEEVNAAITGNMGHLVTVVQAVKRFKQLLFRRRPERLEGILGSASRIVQPPLSMRPSALRKSKSQDTDNRQPLEGALTSEGIHRDINIDSHPRFREEAFATQPAPKRSTITRANAPSSLSPTDANIIHDNMSQRSSVTPSIPTPNTLASGPSTPIGKGHAHNPLEDTLFLNIGTGDDTAAPDAFFVSESPSNVDINVYEAAYEEEVQRIINQRKDQHRRPTLYLTRRVEDIKRIRDSDCVFDDGKDLGRGLKGGFKDFVKKTKEDIEARGELQKLQEGKEGKLGRTMRNVREAKRLVEEARERVKIEDRERERERSRSSTPVPRNNSSGSVTTRISRSGTPVGGGA, from the exons ATGTCGCATCCGCCTGAGCACCCCGCAGAGCAGACATctacatccacatccacatccacatccgcACCCACCCCCTCGACACCGTCCGCGTCCACGCCCGCCCCAGACACGCACCCCGCGCACGCGCATCCTGGCTTCTACTCCTCGCCCCCCACGCTCGACCTCCCTGCCACGGCCAACCTCGCTCGCCCTGCGCCCGTCAAGTACAT GTCAACGCCCGCCTACCAGAGCCCCCTCCGACACCACCGCCGCGCCGCCTCGAGCACGAGACGCGTAAAA GAAACCCTCAATGCCCGCTCCGAGTACAGCAACAGCGAGGATGACGGCACCGCCCAGCACCGCATCAACCAGTACCTGATCAAGCAGGAGATTGGCCGCGGCTCCTTTGGCGCCGTCCACCTCGCCGTCGACCAGTACGGCCAGGAGTATGCGGTCAAGGAATTCTCAAAGTCGCGCCTGCGCAAGCGCGCCCAGTCCAACCTCCTCCGTCGTCCCAGCAATCGCAGACGCGCCCTGCCCGCCGGCATAGGCTTCAATTCCCCCCTGCACCGTCACTCGTCCACCGAGGGCGAGAACAACGCCTTCGAGCTCATCAAGGAGGAGATTGCCATCATGAAGAAGCTCAACCACCCCAACCTCGTCTCTCTCATCGAAGTGCTCGACGACCCGGAGGAAGACTCGCTGTACATGGTCATGGAGATGTGCAAGAAGGGCGTGGTCATGCAGGTCGGCCTGGAAGAGCGCGCAGACCCCTACAGCGAAGAGCAGTGCCGCTGCTGGCTGCGGGACATGATCCTAGGCCTCGAGTACC TCCACGCCCAGGGCATCATCCACCGCGACATCAAGCCAGACAACTGCCTCGTCACAGAAGACGACGTCCTTAAGATTGTCGACTTTGGCGTGTCAGAAATGTTCGACAAAGACGGCGAGATGAAGACGGCAAAGTCGGCGGGCTCCCCTGCCTTCATGCCGCCAGAGCTGTGTGTTGCCAAGCACGGTCACGTCTCCGGGCGGGCCGCCGACATCTGGTCTATGGGCTGCACATTATACTGCCTCCTGTTTGGCCGGATCCCGTTCGAGAAGCACGGCATGATTGAGCTGTACCAAGCGATACGAACGGACAAGGTGGAATTCGACAGTCCGTGCAACGACCAGCTGAAAGACCTCCTCCTCAGACTGCTGGAAAAGGATCCGAAGAAGCGGATCAACATGGACCAGCTCCGC CAACACCCTTGGGTCACACGACAAGGTGCCGATCCTCTACTGCCCAAGTCCGAGAACGTCGCCATCATAATAGAGCCTCCCACTGACGAAGAAGTCAATGCTGCCATTACGGGGAACATGGGCCATCTCGTAACAGTG GTGCAGGCAGTGAAGCGTTTCAAGCAACTGTTGTTCAGACGGAGACCGGAGCGACTGGAGGGGATACTGGGTAGTGCCTCGAGAATCGTGCAGCCTCCGTTGTCCATGAGACCTTCTGCGTTACGGAAATCCAAGTCGCAAGACACAGACAACAGACAGCCTCTGGAAGGAGCACTCACTTCGGAAGGAATACATCGGGATATCAACATTGACAGCCACCCGC GCTTCCGCGAAGAAGCATTCGCTACACAACCAGCACCAAAACGCTCGACCATCACCAGGGCAAATGCTCCCAGCTCACTAAGCCCTACCGACGCCAATATAATACACGACAACATGTCCCAGCGATCTTCTGTAACACCATCCATCCCCACACCCAATACACTAGCTTCAGGACCCTCTACACCCATCGGCAAAGGCCACGCCCACAACCCCCTCGAAGACACGCTGTTCCTCAACATAGGCACCGGTGACGACACCGCCGCTCCAGATGCGTTCTTCGTTTCCGAATCCCCCTCCAACGTCGACATCAACGTCTACGAAGCAGCCTACGAAGAGGAAGTCCAGCGCATCATCAACCAGCGCAAAGACCAGCACCGCCGCCCGACCCTCTACCTTACTCGGCGTGTCGAGGACATTAAGCGCATCCGCGACAGTGACTGTGTATTCGACGACGGCAAAGACCTTGGTCGCGGCCTGAAAGGAGGGTTCAAGGACTTTGTAAAGAAAACCAAGGAGGACATTGAGGCGAGAGGCGAGCTGCAGAAGCTGCAGGAGGGCAAGGAGGGCAAGCTCGGGCGGACAATGCGGAACGTGCGCGAGGCTAAGCGGCTCGTAGAAGAGGCGAGAGAGAGGGTGAAGATTGAGGATCGCGAAAGGGAGCGGGAGAGGAGTAGAAGTTCCACGCCTGTGCCGAGGAACAACAGCTCGGGGAGTGTCACCACCAGGATCAGCAGGAGCGGCACGCCGGTCGGCGGCGGTGCCTGA
- a CDS encoding Trafficking protein particle complex subunit BET5 translates to MVLYSFYIFDRHTECIYSRRWAPRPSSSSGTTTASRTTRPTSGASLTSTTPNDGPGAPATHRGLSHADDEKLIFGLVFSLRNMVTKLGGSDDTFLSYRTGEYKLHYYETPTRMKFVMLTDTKVPNLRQYLYQIWANLYVEYVVKNPLAPTEHPGGIGVSNELFERGLEAFLGAVLPV, encoded by the exons ATGGTCCTCTATAGCTTCTACATCTTCGACCGCCACA CCGAGTGCATATACAGCCGCCGCTGGGCCCCGCGCCCATCATCCTCCTCCGGCACAACCACCGCCTCCAGGACCACACGGCCCACGTCCGGCGCATCGCTGACCTCCACCACCCCCAACGACGGCCCCGGCGCCCCCGCCACCCACCGCGGCCTCTCGCACGCCGACGACGAAAAGCTCATCTTCGGCCTCGTCTTCTCCCTGCGCAACATGGTCACCAAGCTCGGCGGCTCCGACGACACCTTCCTCTCCTACCGCACCGGCGAGTACAAGCTGCACTACTACGAGACGCCCACGCGCATGAAGTTCGTCATGCTCACCGACACCAAAGTCCCCAACCTGCGCCAGTACCTGTACCAGATCTGGGCGAATCTGTACGTCGAGTATGTCGTGAAGAATCCCCTCGCGCCGACCGAGCACCCCGGCGGCATTGGCGTTTCGAATGAGCTGTTTGAGAGGGGGCTGGAGGCGTTCCTGGGCGCGGTGCTGCCGGTTTGA
- a CDS encoding Protein ltv1: MPRRKFIDKKTAINYRLVHRAQNDPRIHDEDAPQMVFAETSAANLREGDEPAGSSRASQYSSATGRSKVKSRGDLESEYGDRVRDNEGEAANYGIFYDDSKYDYMQHMRDLNAGGGDAYFVEAKEEKKKGKEKFDLADALKNASLDDRQSDAGYSMNSSVSSVSDVFGEDMAPSEFVRKTTYQDQQNIPDALAGFQPDMDPRLREVLEALDDDAYVDDDEDIFDSLQEDGFELNQREFQAAGAFDAERDTLDRFLDEDDEGWESDDTVKASSPSQQPKPAEPLQPGELPAPDEAPPLADAGDMAYMAEFSKFKNDVKASKAPKPVAPSDMQSSIMTGASALTAGGRRKKRKGALTSTSGYSMSSSALHRTDALSLLDERFEKMEEEYADDGFDFPDDASMVSGMSKMSGLSKMSGMTGVSQWSGSEAPPLRSDFDSIMDDFLGNHMTVGKSGRHVRKGKVATGMEQLDEVRQGLGKARMSDRTQQRYGAQKAQFL; this comes from the exons ATGCCTCGCCGCAAGTTCAT CGACAAGAAGACTGCGATCAACTACCGCCTCGTCCACCGCGCCCAGAATGACCCGCGAATCCACGATGAAGACGCTCCCCAGATGGTCTTCGCCGAGACCAGCGCAGCCAACCTGCGCGAAGGCGACGAGCCTGCGGGCAGCTCACGCGCGTCGCAGTATTCTTCGGCAACCGGACGGAGCAAAGTCAAGTCAAGAGGCGATCTAGAGAGCGAGTACGGGGACAGGGTGCGAGACAACGAGGGTGAAGCCGCCAACTACGGCATCTTCTACGACGAcagcaagtacgactacatGCAGCACATGCGCGACCTGAACGCTGGAGGAGGAGATGCCTACTTTGTCGAAGCaaaggaagagaagaagaagggcaaggAGAAGTTCGACCTAGCGGATGCCCTGAAGAACGCCTCACTGGACGACCGGCAAAGCGACGCCGGCTACAGCATGAACAGCAGCGTCAGCAGCGTCAGCGATGTATTCGGCGAGGACATGGCGCCCTCTGAGTTCGTCCGCAAAACCACATACCAAGACCAGCAGAACATCCCCGATGCGCTCGCCGGCTTCCAGCCAGACATGGACCCACGCCTTCGGGAAGTGCTTGAAGCTCTCGACGATGACGCCTATgtagacgacgacgaagacatCTTCGACTCGTTACAGGAAGACGGATTCGAGCTCAACCAGCGCGAGTTCCAAGCCGCTGGCGCCTTTGACGCAGAACGGGACACACTGGACCGCTTCctcgacgaagacgacgaaggCTGGGAGTCGGACGACACCGTCAAGGCCTCTTCCCCGTCCCAACAACCCAAGCCCGCCGAACCACTCCAGCCAGGCGAGCTCCCTGCGCCAGATGAAGCGCCGCCGCTCGCAGACGCAGGCGACATGGCGTACATGGCGGAGTTCAGCAAGTTCAAAAACGACGTCAAGGCCAGCAAAGCACCCAAGCCCGTGGCACCCTCGGACATGCAGTCCTCCATCATGACAGGCGCATCAGCACTGACAGCCGGCGGGCGAcgcaagaagcgcaaggGCGCCTTGACCAGCACGTCGGGCTACTCCATGTCCTCGTCGGCACTCCACCGCACAGACGCCCTCTCGCTGCTAGACGAGCGGTTCGAGAAGATGGAAGAAGAGTATGCAGACGACGGCTTCGACTTCCCCGACGACGCGTCCATGGTGTCCGGCATGTCCAAGATGTCCGGCCTCTCCAAGATGTCCGGCATGACGGGCGTCAGCCAGTGGTCTGGCAGCGAGGCTCCGCCCCTGCGCTCCGACTTTGACAGCATCATGGACGACTTCCTCGGCAACCACATGACGGTCGGCAAGTCCGGGCGCCATGTCAGGAAGGGCAAGGTCGCTACGGGCATGGAGCAGCTGGATGAGGTGAGGCAGGGGCTGGGCAAGGCGCGGATGAGCGATAGGACGCAGCAGCGGTATGGCGCGCAGAAGGCGCAGTTTCTTTGA
- a CDS encoding ferrioxamine B transporter: protein MATSPDDDHVKEVNVDSKSITPIDKPAPLMGTKSPGVARIEALNAHTSRVNRFFIFFGLFIVAYAYGLDGTFRGTYQPYATAGFQTHSTLATINVLRSVVAAAAQPTAAKMADVFGRVEVVLVSIFFYVLGTIIEAVSSDVESFSAGAVFYQIGYTTMIVLVEIIIADITSLRSRLFFSYVPAIPFLINTWVAGDISQAVLTATSWRWGVGMWAIIYTACTIPLVGSLMWSSYKARKAGALDNYKTPYQLHGSKRLASALFWQLDVPGIVLLIAVFGCILTPFTIAGGTSSQWATSKVIAPLVIGLLCIPAFIVWERRAPHPMLPFHLLKDRAVWGALGIACTLNFAWTMQGDFLYTVLVVSFNESIKSATRISSLYSFSSVITGLLLGLIVFRVRRLKPFIVLGTCLFTVAFGLLIRYRGGTGAASHSGIVGAQICLGIAGGMFPYPAQASMQAATKHEHVAIVTGIYLATYNVGSALGNTVSGAMWQHMVPAELLRQTGSAHLAAEVYADPFPFASSHPPGMPERAAVILAYRHVQRLLCIAGLCLSVLLIGFSLAIRNPELSDAQSLEHAEERGAATEKREKKGLWAWLNE from the exons ATGGCGACCTCCCCAGACGATGACCACGTCAAAGAAGTGAATGTTGACAGCAAGAGCATCACCCCAATCGACAAGCCTGCACCGTTGATGGGCACCAAGTCGCCCGGTGTGGCTCGAATTGAAGCTCTCAACGCTCATACCTCGCGCGTCAACCGCTTCTTCATCTTCTTTGGTCTTTTCATCGTGGCTTACGCTTACGGTCTCGATGGCACCTTCCGAGGCACTTACCAACCGTATGCAACAGCAGGGTTTCAGACACACTCTACGCTGGCGACGATCA ACGTGCTACGAAGTGTCGTCGCTGCAGCAGCCCAG CCAACAGCCGCGAAGATGG CCGACGTCTTTGGCCGAGTCGAAGTTGTCTTGGTGTCGATCTTCTTCTACGTCCTCG GCACAATCATTGAAGCTGTGAGTAGCGATGTCGAGTCGTTCTCAGCAGGAGCCGTATTCTACCAG ATTGGCTACACGACCATGATCGTGCTCGTTGAGATCATCATTGCAGACATCACGTCTTTGCGATCTCGCCTGTTCTTTTCCTACGTCCCCGCCATACCGTTTCTT ATCAATACCTGGGTGGCCGGCGACATCAGCCAAGCGGTCTTGACTGCCACAAGCTGGCGGTGGGGCGTAGGTATGTGGGCTATCATCTACACTGCATGCACGATCCCACTTGTAGGCTCCCTGATGTGGTCATCGTACAAAGCGAGGAAGGCCGGAGCACTCGACAACTACAAGACCCCGTACCAACTGCATGGTAGCAAGCGTTTGGCATCGGCACTCTTCTGGCAGCTTGACGTACCAGGTATTGTCCTTCTCATTGCAGTGTTTGGCTGCATCCTCACT CCTTTTACCATCGCAGGTGGTACCTCCTCCCAATGGGCGACCTCCAAGGTCATCGCTCCGTTGGTAATCGGCCTTCTCTGCATCCCTGCCTTCATCGTCTGGGAACGCCGCGCTCCGCATCCCATGCTGCCGTTCCACCTGCTCAAAGATCGTGCTGTCTGGGGCGCTCTTGGCATCGCATGTACGCTGAACTTTGCCTGGACCATGCAAGGCGATTTCCTATACACGGTGCTCGTAGTGTCTTTCAACGAGAGCATCAAGAGCGCGACGCGCATCTCCTCGCTGTACAGCTTCAGCTCCGTCATCACCGGCCTCTTGCTTGGGCTAATCGTGTTCCGCGTACGGCGCCTCAAGCCCTTCATCGTACTCGGCACGTGCCTGTTCACAGTAGCCTTTGGCCTGCTGATACGCTACCGCGGCGGGACAGGCGCAGCGAGCCACTCGGGCATCGTGGGCGCACAGATCTGTCTCGGCATCGCGGGCGGCATGTTCCCCTACCCGGCGCAGGCCAGCATGCAGGCGGCGACCAAGCACGAGCACGTTGCCATCGTCACGGGCATCTACCTCGCGACATACAACGTCGGATCTGCGCTGGGCAACACCGTCTCCGGCGCTATGTGGCAGCACATGGTCCCCGCAGAGCTGCTGCGGCAGACGGGCAGCGCGCACCTCGCGGCCGAAGTGTACGCCGACCCTTTCCCGTTCGCGAGTAGCCACCCACCTGGCATGCCGGAGAGAGCCGCAGTCATCCTGGCATACCGACACGTCCAGCGCCTTCTCTGCATCGCCGGCCTCTGCCTCTCCGTGCTGCTGATAGGCTTCTCCCTCGCCATCCGCAACCCGGAGCTAAGCGACGCGCAGAGCCTCGAGCACGCCGAGGAGCGCGGCGCTGCGACAGAGAAGCGAGAGAAGAAGGGCCTGTGGGCGTGGCTGAACGAGTAA
- a CDS encoding CSG1/SUR1-like protein — protein MRRGVTIFLLVTVVVLGFALHSVWTLLGLLVATGLDDAILRGELPAPNSSAGSDRPQLVPKIIHQTYINDSIPAHWKGPQQSCMDLHPDYEYKLWTDKKAREFIANEYPWFLETFDGYPYPIQRADTIRYFVLHHFGGIYIDLDDGCNRSLDPLLAYPAWVRRTIPTGISNDVMGAVPHHPFFLKAIDSLTYYNRRWPLPYITVMASTGPLYLSLVWRHYMNQNPQGDDRLRILFPEEYNNHAWSFFTHHLGNSWHRTDVKVIFWLGKHWIFVTLVGFTLGFTILGLLYKIFFLNKGYKQPGSPRLRSAYTRLPFYRRISQKDVELNDRHEV, from the exons ATGCGCAGAGGCGTCACCATATTCTTGCTCGTCACCGTTGTCGTCCTCGGCTTCGCACTGCACAGCGTCTGGACACTTCTCGGCCTGCTGGTGGCCACGGGCCTCGACGATGCCATCCTGCGCGGCGAACTGCCCGCTCCCAACTCGAGTGCAGGCAGTGACCGTCCGCAGTTAGTCCCCAAGATCATCCACCAGACGTACATCAACGACAGCATCCCTGCGCACTGGAAGGGGCCCCAGCAGAGCTGTATGGACCTGCACCCGGACTACGAGTACAAG CTCTGGACCGACAAGAAGGCCCGCGAGTTCATTGCCAACGAGTATCCATGGTTCCTCGAGACGTTTGACGGCTATCCCTATCCCATCCAGCGTGCCGACACGATTCGATACTTTGTCCTGCACCACTTCGGTGGCATCTACATCGACTTGGACGAT GGTTGCAATCGCAGTCTCGATCCTCTCCTTGCTTACCCAGCCTGGGTTCGCCGCACAATCCCCACCGGTATCTCCAACGACGTCATGGGCGCAGTGCCCCACCACCCATTCTTCCTCAAGGCCATTGACTCTCTGACCTACTACAACCGCCGCTGGCCCCTCCCCTACATCACCGTCATGGCATCCACCGGTCCTCTCTATCTCAGTCTGGTCTGGCGCCACTACATGAACCAGAACCCCCAAGGCGACGACCGCCTGCGCATCCTCTTCCCTGAAGAGTACAACAACCACGCCTGGAGCTTCTTCACCCATCACCTCGGCAACAGTTGGCACAGGACGGACGTAAAGGTCATCTTCTGGCTGGGCAAGCACTGGATATTCGTCACCCTTGTCGGCTTCACCCTTGGCTTCACCATTCTCGGCTTGCTGTACAAGATCTTCTTCCTGAACAAGGGCTACAAGCAACCCGGCTCGCCCAGGCTCCGATCCGCATACACTCGACTGCCCTTCTACCGCCGCATTAGCCAAAAGGACGTCGAGCTGAACGACCGACACGAGGTCTAG
- a CDS encoding galactose metabolism- protein encodes MLSSTTVDDDDLGEEFKLPTPGGPTVPTLIEWEGAGDRVYVTGTFAGWNRKYRLHNNGPSTKQNVLSALVPIHPGTHHLMFIVDNDMMISDKLPTAVDYTNILVNYLEVSYDDVNNQPAPAGTDKPAATPALTEAQSAAQPPQDAPPPAAVVIKPSTADLPNTNLPEPTKRYHSKIPAYLLDLDAPEESSRFARANAAAGNLPTPPSLPMFLSKSILNGTTPMKDDSSVLIMPNHTVLNHLATSSIKDNVLATSATTRYKQKFLTTIMYKPKEESGEVY; translated from the exons ATGCTCAGCAGCACAAccgtcgacgacgacgacctcGGCGAAGAGTTCAAGCTCCCCACCCCCGGCGGCCCAACCGTCCCGACCCTGATCGAGTGGGAGGGCGCGGGCGACAGGGTCTACGTCACCGGCACCTTTGCCGGATGGAATCGCAAGTACAGGTTGCACAACAA TGGCCCCAGCACCAAGCAGAATGTCCTCTCGGCACTCGTCCCCATCCACCCGGGCACCCACCATCTCATGTTCATCGTCGACAACGACATGATGATCTCGGACAAGCTCCCCACCGCCGTCGACTACACCAACATCCTGGTCAACTACCTCGAGGTCTCTTACGACGACGTCAACAACCAGCCAGCGCCCGCTGGAACAGACAAGCCCGCAGCTACGCCCGCGCTCACAGAAGCGCAATCAGCCGCGCAACCCCCACAAGATGCACCCCCTCCTGCAGCTGTGGTCATCAAGCCGTCCACCGCTGACCTTCCCAACACCAACCTCCCTGAGCCCACCAAGAGATACCACTCCAAGATCCCCGCCTACCTGCTCGACCTCGATGCGCCCGAGGAGTCGTCGCGCTTCGCCCGTGCAAATGCCGCAGCAGGCAATCTGCCCACACCCCCCAGTCTGCCCATGTTTCTCAGCAAGAGCATCCTGAACGGGACAACCCCAATGAAGGACGATAGCAGCGTGTTGATCATGCCGAACCACACCGTGCTGAACCATTTGGCGACAAGTAGTATCAAGGACAACGTTCTCGCCACCAGCGCGACGACGCGGTACAAGCAAAAG TTTCTCACCACCATCATGTACAAACCAAAGGAGGAGAGCGGGGAGGTGTACTGA
- a CDS encoding Histidine kinase, whose product MASVVAASLDAIQSKPPVSTLVDLPPPERPDSVCDASSVEFDIFRYTPVPTLILNASRVVVQVSDSFVMTSPGGRRENLVGRIADDVLGRTSEFPALASACETIRIVEQTGAPIQLDHITDSQQVWRTRTVPIYRNDSLCCTQMEFQDVTEEHLKRLELEERMYTNETFRILVETVKDYAIFMLDPNGNVATWNAGAQAFKGYTRSEIVGQHFSKFYGEDDLAAGKPARELRDALRDGRCEDEGWRYRKDGSRFWANVVITPLFKEGTLLGFSKVTRDLTDRRKAEQQLIGAYEEASKLKSEFLANMSHEIRTPMHGLLSASTMLLDTKLDFDQLDLARIIQESGEVLLQVINDILDYSKLANGSFSISHDIINIADIVHSVHRAQQKLFNSEVKFESYLDPRVPKAGGGDSLRYRQIIQNLVSNAAKFTEEGSVRINTTLESDDEESSLIRTEVVDTGIGVPEASATNLFTPFTQFDNSATKRYKGTGLGLSICKSLSELMGGHIGYHSNPAGHGSVFWFTMKLKKCKQFGISETSRAGLHTLQIPSPAIVDHMEEIKRVAVDKRLLLAEDNFINRKVMLRMLAGLGFPNIDVAVDGKEAVAKTIQSADEKHASVPYDLILMDVNMPVQDGVSATQELRDKGFRMPIVAMTANALKGQAESYIAKGMTGYIAKPVDRMLLVKLLLSCFKEQSDG is encoded by the coding sequence ATGGCAAGCGTTGTCGCTGCATCCCTGGATGCCATACAGTCAAAACCACCGGTTTCTACACTTGTCGATCTCCCGCCACCTGAACGACCTGACAGCGTTTGCGATGCCAGTAGCGTGGAGTTCGACATTTTCCGCTATACACCTGTTCCTACCCTCATCCTCAATGCTTCGCGAGTAGTCGTTCAGGTATCGGACAGCTTTGTTATGACCTCACCGGGAGGCAGACGCGAAAATCTCGTGGGACGGATTGCAGACGACGTTCTTGGGCGAACATCGGAATTTCCAGCACTCGCTTCGGCCTGTGAAACCATTCGGATCGTCGAACAAACCGGCGCGCCAATTCAGCTCGACCATATAACTGATTCGCAACAAGTCTGGAGGACTCGCACAGTTCCCATCTACCGCAATGACAGCCTTTGTTGTACCCAGATGGAGTTCCAAGACGTCACAGAAGAGCACTTGAAAAGgctggagctggaggagCGTATGTACACTAATGAGACTTTTCGTATCCTTGTCGAAACTGTCAAAGATTACGCCATCTTCATGCTCGACCCAAATGGAAACGTCGCAACTTGGAATGCAGGGGCGCAAGCCTTCAAAGGATACACAAGATCAGAGATTGTTGGCCAACACTTCTCTAAATTCTACGGCGAGGACGACCTCGCGGCTGGCAAGCCAGCAAGGGAGCTTCGGGATGCCCTCCGCGATGGACGTTGCGAAGATGAAGGCTGGCGTTACCGGAAGGATGGCTCCAGATTTTGGGCCAACGTTGTCATCACACCCCTCTTTAAGGAAGGCACCCTCCTTGGTTTTTCAAAGGTCACCCGTGATTTGACAGATCGGCGGAAGGCAGAGCAACAATTAATTGGTGCCTACGAGGAAGCATCGAAGCTGAAATCAGAGTTTCTGGCCAACATGTCACACGAGATCAGGACACCCATGCATGGCTTACTCTCAGCTTCGACAATGCTGCTTGACACGAAGCTTGACTTTGATCAATTGGATCTTGCGCGCATCATTCAAGAGTCTGGTGAGGTACTGCTCCAGGTGATCAACGATATCCTCGACTACAGTAAACTGGCCAACGGCAGCTTCTCAATAAGTCATGACATAATCAACATTGCGGATATCGTACATTCTGTTCATCGTGCGCAACAGAAGCTGTTCAATTCCGAAGTAAAGTTTGAAAGCTACCTCGACCCTCGGGTACCTAaagcaggaggaggagacAGTCTTCGATATCGTCAAATAATTCAAAACCTGGTCTCCAACGCTGCAAAGTTTACAGAGGAAGGATCTGTACGAATCAACACGACCCTCGAAAGCGACGATGAAGAATCCTCCTTGATCCGTACAGAAGTCGTAGACACAGGCATCGGGGTGCCAGAGGCATCCGCGACCAATCTCTTTACCCCATTCACGCAGTTCGATAATTCCGCCACCAAGAGATATAAAGGCACTGGCCTAGGCTTGAGTATTTGCAAAAGCCTATCCGAGCTCATGGGTGGTCATATTGGCTATCACTCGAACCCTGCGGGCCATGGCAGTGTTTTTTGGTTTACAATGAAGCTCAAAAAGTGTAAACAGTTTGGAATATCGGAAACTTCTAGGGCTGGATTACACACTTTACAAATTCCCTCGCCAGCAATCGTAGACCACATGGAAGAAATAAAACGCGTAGCTGTCGACAAACGCCTCTTGCTAGCGGAGGACAACTTCATCAACCGGAAAGTCATGTTGCGAATGCTGGCGGGTCTTGGATTTCCCAACATAGACGTTGCTGTTGACGGTAAGGAGGCTGTCGCCAAAACGATACAGTCAGCAGATGAGAAGCATGCCTCAGTACCCTACGATCTCATCTTGATGGACGTCAACATGCCAGTTCAGGATGGCGTCTCAGCCACACAAGAGTTGAGAGATAAGGGATTCCGTATGCCCATCGTTGCAATGACTGCAAACGCGTTGAAGGGTCAAGCGGAATCATATATTGCTAAAGGCATGACTGGATATATCGCGAAACCTGTGGATAGAATGCTTCTGGTCAAGCTTCTTCTGAGTTGCTTCAAAGAGCAATCCGATGGCTGA